Genomic window (Syntrophorhabdus sp.):
CTCGGGCTGTCCCTTGCGGACGGCTATCGACTCGGCTCCATCGATGGCGCCGATTGCCATGCGCTGACCGTTGCCGGCGAGAGCGAGCCTCCCCCGGGCATGGCTTACCTGGGCCTCAGGAAGCTCTTCGGAACCCTCAACGACACCCGGTATGAGATGGCCGTCAGGGCCCTCGCCATCCTCAACTGGGACAGGACCTGCCGCTTCTGCAGCGCCTGCGGGGCCCCGCTTGGACGACATGAGACCATCCTCGCCAAGGTGTGTGAGGCCTGCGGCTTCACGATGTTCCCGCGGATATCCCCGGCGGTGATCGTCCTCGTGGAAAGGCAGGAAAAGGTCCTCCTCGCGAGGGCGAGCAGATTTGCCGAGAACCTCTACAGCGTTCTCGCGGGCTTCGTGGAGCCCGGCGAGACGCTGGAAGAGACGGTACTCAGGGAAGTCCGGGAAGAGGTGGGCGTGGAGGTGAGCGATATCCGCTACTTCGGCAGCCAGCCCTGGCCTTACCCCGATTCCCTCATGATAGGCTTCACGGCCTCCTGGGCGGCCGGTGAGATCGCCGCGGACAACGACGAGATAGCCGACGCACGGTGGTTCGCCGCGGACGACCTGCCGAAGATACCGGACAAACTGAGCATCTCCCGATCGCTCATAGATTGGTTCATCGACAAGCACAGGAGGGAAAAGTAGGATGCAAGCGATAGTCTTCGACGGACGCCTGAGGCTGACCGGCGACAGGCCCAAACCGGTCCCCGCACGCGGCGAGGTCCTTATCAGGATCGCCATGGCAGGCATCTGCAATACGGACATGGAGATAACGAAGGGGTACCTCGGGTTTCGCGGGATCATCGGTCACGAGTTCACCGGCGTCATCGAGGGGCAGGGCGGCAGGGCGGGCAGGCTCGTCGGGAAACGTGTTGTCGGCGAGATAAACTGCGGCTGCCGCCGGTGCGACCTCTGCCTCGGGGGTCTTGAAAAGCACTGTCCCCACAGGACGACCATAGGCATACTGGGAAGGGACGGCGCGTTCGCGGAATACATGACGCTTCCCGCCGGGAACCTTCACGAGATACCCGAGGGACTGAGCGACGAAGAGGCCGTCTTCACCGAACCACTCGCGGCGGCCTTCGAAATACTCGAGCAGGTCCGGATAGGTCCGTCCGACAGAGTGCTCGTTCTCGGCGACGGGAAGCTGGGCCTCCTCTCAGCCCTCGTGCTCAAACTCACGGGGGCACGACTGACCCTGGCGGGAAAGCACCCCTCAAAGCTCGGGATCGCCAGGGACCAGGGCGTCCCGGTGACACTGGCAAAGGACCTGCCGGCAGGCGGCACGTACGACGTCGTCGTCGAGGCAACGGGCAGCGCTCAAGCCTTTGAGACCGCTATGATGCTCACGAGACCGCGGGGTATTATCGTCCTCAAGAGCACCGTGGCCCATGGCACCCCCATCAACCTTGCTCCCCTTGTCATAGACGAGATAACCGTCATCGGGTCCCGCTGCGGTCCCTTCAAGCCCGCCCTGAAAGCGCTCGCCCGGGGCCTTGTCGATGTCAGGCCTCTTATCTCGGCGGTATTTCCCCCGGGAGAGGCAAAGAAGGCCTTCGCTGCGGCACGGAACCGCAACAACCTCAAGGTCCTCCTCGACTTCAGAAAGGGATAGGGCGCCGGCCCCCTTTTCCTTTTCATTGCCTTATACCGGTCCTGACGGTATAGTTTCACTATCATGGGTGGAAGGCGCGCTCCTTCGGTTGTGATGGCACTCAGGGACATGCTTTATGTCTCCTATCTCCTCCCCGCGGAGCGGATAGCGCGGATGGTCCCCCGCGGCCTCGTGCCGGCGACCGCGGACGGTAGCAACGGCTTCCTTTCTCTCGTCATCTTCAAGGGCAACACCAGGGAGGCCCTTCACGTCCCCGCCCCACCGATCCCTTTCGATCAGGTCAACATAAGGACCTATGTCATCGACCCGCGGACGGGCGGAACGGCCGTCTATTTCATCAGGTGCGGTATCAGCGGACGCTTCATCACCTTCATGTACCGGATGCTCTCGGGCATGCCCGTGGAGCACTGCGCCTTCGAGATCACAGCGGACACCGGCGACGCGGGGCATTACGACAGCTATCGCGTGGAGGGAGTCTGGCGCGGGCGGTTCACGATCACGGCCTGTGAGACCGCCCCGGGCGTAACCGGCCTTGACCCCTTCCCGAACGTCGACAGGGCCCTCCTTTACCTCATGGACCCCGCGGTGGGTCTCTATCCCGCGCGGGGAAGCCTGCGGCGCCTCGAGATATTCCACGAACCCCTGAAACCGCGGGTCTGCAAGGCCACCGGGGTCAGCTTTCCCTGCCTTGAGGAGCTGGGGCTCCTCAAGGGCGAAGAGATCGGTGAACCCCACGATCTGCTCCTCGTCCCGTACACGCCTTTCGAGATATTCCTGCCGCCGGAAAAGGAAAAGGGGCTTGGACATTCTTGATCTCGCGACATATATTTGATGTGCAAAAAGGATAGGTGGAAAAACCCCGGATGAACAGCGCATCTTCGATAATACGGACGTACGACCTGTGGAAACAGTACGAAACGGAGGGTCACGACGGGATGGCCTTGAGGGGTGTCGACCTCGACATCGAAAAGGGCCAGATCGTGGCCCTCTTCGGGAAAAGCGGCTCCGGGAAGACAACTCTTCTCAATCTGCTGGCGGGACTCGATGAGCCGACGCGGGGGCGGATCGAGATCGAGGGCGAGGACCTCGCCACCCTGGGAGAAAAAGGCAGGACCCTGCTCCGCCGCCACAAGCTTGGTTTCGTCTTCCAGTTCTTCAATCTCCTGCCGACGCTCACGGCACAGGAGAATGTCCTCCTCTCCCTGGAACTCGCGGGTCGCCCCGACGAGCGGCTCGCCCGTGAGTCCCTGGGCCTCGTGGGCCTTACCGGCAAGGAGCACCGGTTCCCCCATGAGCTTTCCGGCGGGGAGCAGCAGCGTGTCGCCATAGCCCGCGCCCTCGTCAAGAAACCTCCCATCATCCTCGCCGACGAACCGACAGGAAACCTGGACTCCGCGACGGGGGTGCAGATACTCACCCTTTTGACCGACCGCTGCCGCGACGCCGGTGCCACCCTCATCATGGTGAGCCACGCCCTGAACACATGCGAGTACGCCGACAGGGTCCTCAGGATGACCGACGGGAGGGTGTTCGAGGAAACCTCCTGTGAGGGCCTCGCCCCGTGAGAGGCATCATCCGGTCATTCCTGCGCCACCTCAGACGGCGGAAGAGTCTCAGCATGCTCCAGCTTTTCGGCATAGCCCTGGGGGTGGCCGCCGCGGTGGGGATGACGCTCGCCTCCCGCTCGGCCCTTCAGAGCCTGGGAAGCGCCGTCGATTTCCTGCAGGGAGGGACAACCCACACGATCGCGCGACCCGCGGGACCGATGGAGGAGACGGTGCTCACCGGCATCATGAACGATCCGGCGGTGAGGCACTTCGCACCGGTCATCGACCGGAAGGTGCGGCTCACGGGAGGGGAACAGGTCCGCATGCTGGGCGTTGATCCATTCCTGGACAGGAACGTCCGCTCCATCACGGCCCGGATAGGCGCATCCAGCGGTGACGGCGGGACGGAGGGAATGTTCTCGTCGTTCCTTTTCGATCCCCGGGCAGTCCTTGTGGACGAAAACATGGCAAGGGACCTCAACCTTTCAGCGGGCAGCACCATCTCTACACTGCAGGGGCCCCTGAAGGTCGCGCAC
Coding sequences:
- a CDS encoding alcohol dehydrogenase catalytic domain-containing protein encodes the protein MQAIVFDGRLRLTGDRPKPVPARGEVLIRIAMAGICNTDMEITKGYLGFRGIIGHEFTGVIEGQGGRAGRLVGKRVVGEINCGCRRCDLCLGGLEKHCPHRTTIGILGRDGAFAEYMTLPAGNLHEIPEGLSDEEAVFTEPLAAAFEILEQVRIGPSDRVLVLGDGKLGLLSALVLKLTGARLTLAGKHPSKLGIARDQGVPVTLAKDLPAGGTYDVVVEATGSAQAFETAMMLTRPRGIIVLKSTVAHGTPINLAPLVIDEITVIGSRCGPFKPALKALARGLVDVRPLISAVFPPGEAKKAFAAARNRNNLKVLLDFRKG
- the nudC gene encoding NAD(+) diphosphatase — protein: MNNTVDAGLVFLLNGPKLLVDLSSGVPGIPDTSVAELLGLSLADGYRLGSIDGADCHALTVAGESEPPPGMAYLGLRKLFGTLNDTRYEMAVRALAILNWDRTCRFCSACGAPLGRHETILAKVCEACGFTMFPRISPAVIVLVERQEKVLLARASRFAENLYSVLAGFVEPGETLEETVLREVREEVGVEVSDIRYFGSQPWPYPDSLMIGFTASWAAGEIAADNDEIADARWFAADDLPKIPDKLSISRSLIDWFIDKHRREK
- a CDS encoding ABC transporter ATP-binding protein — protein: MNSASSIIRTYDLWKQYETEGHDGMALRGVDLDIEKGQIVALFGKSGSGKTTLLNLLAGLDEPTRGRIEIEGEDLATLGEKGRTLLRRHKLGFVFQFFNLLPTLTAQENVLLSLELAGRPDERLARESLGLVGLTGKEHRFPHELSGGEQQRVAIARALVKKPPIILADEPTGNLDSATGVQILTLLTDRCRDAGATLIMVSHALNTCEYADRVLRMTDGRVFEETSCEGLAP